A window of Reinekea marina contains these coding sequences:
- a CDS encoding efflux RND transporter periplasmic adaptor subunit, with the protein MSKTRYTGPIIAITILVVLIIWMMTGSSNDSDVNPPKDNAQQSTDLTPKVQVINSQSQRVEQTLTINGITQAKRWVTVSSETSGKVSQLLKTKGDRVKKGDIIAKIDMGDLNAKLIQANASVEKERLEYEGAQKLKKQGLQNGAQLAAALASYEQAKANLASLNLQIAHKNIRAPFDGQLESLHVEIGAYLRQGEPVADIYDFSEMVFVGSVSEKDILSLSLGQKGKVDLINGDIADAEVTYIGTTTNPSTRTFTVELKVLNVTRSVSGVTSKATIAIDQAKGHYISPALLFINESGDLGLKTVNDKNQVQFNKVDIIRSATDGVWVTGLPDQAAIIVVGQGFVNIDETVNPTIKPFVQSKAVGL; encoded by the coding sequence GTGTCTAAAACCCGTTATACCGGCCCTATTATAGCTATTACTATCTTAGTGGTATTAATCATTTGGATGATGACAGGCTCATCAAACGATTCTGATGTTAACCCGCCTAAAGATAATGCACAGCAAAGTACGGATTTAACGCCCAAAGTTCAAGTGATAAATAGTCAATCACAGAGAGTTGAACAAACTTTAACCATAAATGGCATAACTCAGGCAAAACGTTGGGTTACGGTGAGCAGCGAAACCTCAGGAAAAGTTTCCCAATTGTTAAAAACAAAGGGTGACCGAGTTAAAAAAGGTGACATTATCGCCAAAATTGATATGGGTGATTTAAATGCCAAATTAATTCAAGCCAACGCATCGGTCGAAAAAGAAAGGCTCGAATACGAAGGTGCCCAAAAATTGAAAAAACAGGGCTTACAAAATGGTGCTCAACTGGCCGCAGCTTTGGCCAGCTATGAACAAGCAAAAGCCAATTTAGCGAGTTTAAACCTTCAAATCGCGCATAAAAACATACGAGCCCCCTTCGATGGCCAGTTGGAATCATTACATGTAGAGATTGGCGCATACCTTCGCCAAGGCGAACCGGTAGCAGACATCTATGACTTTTCTGAAATGGTATTTGTAGGCTCAGTCTCTGAAAAAGACATCCTAAGCCTATCATTAGGCCAAAAAGGCAAAGTAGATTTGATCAATGGTGACATCGCCGATGCTGAAGTTACTTACATTGGTACTACGACAAACCCTTCAACCCGTACTTTTACGGTTGAACTCAAGGTTTTGAACGTAACCCGTTCGGTATCTGGCGTTACATCAAAAGCCACCATCGCCATAGATCAAGCCAAGGGACATTACATCAGCCCTGCTTTGTTGTTCATTAACGAAAGTGGCGACTTAGGGTTGAAAACAGTTAACGACAAAAACCAAGTACAGTTCAATAAAGTAGACATTATTCGATCGGCCACCGATGGCGTTTGGGTCACAGGGTTGCCTGATCAAGCGGCCATTATTGTTGTAGGCCAAGGGTTCGTTAATATCGATGAAACGGTCAATCCGACCATCAAACCATTTGTTCAATCTAAAGCTGTTGGACTATAA
- a CDS encoding ATP-binding cassette domain-containing protein, protein MLPQKSAESQSNMSLIIFDQVSFALGAAPLLNQCSFSIEKNERVALVGRNGAGKSTLLKLTLEQFSPDSGIIKYSKGLKLSYLQQDLPVGDDEPVGNVILTRVGPVGEAILQYNSIANSDQPNLTELERLQHFIEEHDGWNLQNQVLAICTKLKLDPDKKFNAMSGGWRRRVLLAAALVVEPDVLILDEPTNHLDIKMVEWLEDLLLSFKGTVLFVSHDRAFIDRIATRVIDLDRGKVSSFPAPYDTYLEFKEKALEDEAKQRAQEDKVLAQEEAWIRQGIKARRTRNEGRVRALKAMRAELSQRRFQQGSANFKIEMDDSSGKRVVELKDVVFGFDAYPIINGFSSTVLRGDKIALLGPNGIGKTTALKLLLGDLTPSSGEVKAGTRLQVAYFDQAREALDPEKQIVDVVSEGRDFLEIQGKRRHVISYLEDFLFAPERLRMKVRQLSGGEINRLLLAKMFSQAANVLVLDEPTNDLDMDTLDLLIDRLSDFEGTVLLVSHDRYFIDQLATKSWAFEGNGVVREYAGGYGDWKVQGGKWPDLDDKDAVKKAQTEVESSGQAEKTKAQPKTTKKKLSYKEQREFDQMPAKIEALELQIETLEAEVAEPGFYNQSPDVTTTRLGQLESVQSELNEAYDRWAELEGMIN, encoded by the coding sequence ATGCTCCCTCAAAAAAGTGCCGAAAGTCAGTCTAATATGAGTCTTATAATATTTGATCAAGTTTCATTTGCATTAGGTGCAGCGCCTTTGCTCAATCAATGTTCATTTTCAATAGAGAAAAATGAGCGTGTAGCATTGGTGGGCCGCAATGGTGCCGGTAAATCAACACTACTAAAATTAACCTTAGAACAATTTAGCCCCGATAGCGGCATAATTAAGTATTCCAAAGGCTTAAAGCTCAGCTATTTGCAACAAGACTTGCCAGTTGGTGATGATGAGCCAGTGGGCAATGTCATTTTAACGCGCGTAGGTCCTGTTGGTGAGGCCATTTTACAATACAATTCCATAGCCAATTCAGATCAACCTAATTTAACAGAGTTGGAGCGCTTACAGCATTTCATTGAAGAACATGATGGTTGGAACCTGCAAAACCAAGTGTTGGCTATTTGTACCAAGTTAAAATTAGACCCTGATAAAAAATTTAATGCTATGTCAGGCGGCTGGCGTCGTCGTGTCCTATTAGCGGCCGCCTTGGTTGTAGAGCCCGATGTTCTCATTTTAGATGAACCTACCAACCATTTAGATATAAAAATGGTGGAATGGCTTGAAGACTTGTTGCTTTCATTCAAAGGTACGGTGTTATTTGTATCGCATGACCGAGCCTTTATAGATCGTATTGCAACTCGCGTTATCGATTTAGATCGTGGCAAGGTAAGCTCTTTTCCCGCGCCCTATGATACTTATCTAGAGTTTAAGGAAAAAGCGCTAGAGGATGAAGCCAAGCAAAGAGCCCAAGAAGATAAAGTACTTGCCCAAGAAGAAGCGTGGATCAGGCAAGGAATAAAAGCTCGTAGAACGCGCAACGAAGGTCGAGTGCGAGCCCTAAAAGCGATGCGTGCAGAATTATCCCAGCGGCGCTTTCAACAAGGGTCGGCCAACTTTAAAATTGAGATGGACGATAGTTCTGGCAAACGTGTGGTTGAGCTAAAAGATGTCGTTTTTGGCTTTGATGCGTACCCGATCATTAATGGGTTTAGCTCGACTGTTTTGCGTGGTGACAAAATTGCCTTGTTAGGCCCTAATGGCATTGGCAAGACCACCGCGTTGAAACTGTTGCTTGGAGATTTAACCCCAAGCTCAGGAGAAGTTAAAGCTGGGACTCGCTTGCAAGTCGCGTATTTTGACCAAGCTCGAGAAGCGTTAGATCCAGAAAAACAAATTGTAGATGTGGTATCTGAAGGGCGAGATTTTCTTGAGATACAAGGTAAACGAAGGCATGTTATTAGCTACTTAGAAGACTTCTTGTTCGCGCCAGAGCGATTGCGTATGAAAGTTAGGCAGTTAAGTGGCGGAGAAATAAACCGTTTGTTGCTGGCAAAAATGTTTTCGCAGGCCGCGAATGTGTTGGTGCTCGATGAGCCAACCAACGACCTTGACATGGATACATTAGATTTATTGATCGATCGACTCAGTGATTTTGAAGGAACGGTATTGCTTGTGAGCCATGACCGATACTTTATTGACCAATTGGCAACTAAGAGTTGGGCATTTGAAGGTAATGGCGTGGTTCGGGAGTATGCTGGTGGCTATGGCGATTGGAAAGTGCAAGGCGGTAAGTGGCCCGACCTAGACGATAAAGATGCTGTAAAAAAGGCGCAGACAGAAGTAGAAAGCTCCGGCCAAGCTGAAAAAACTAAAGCTCAACCTAAAACGACTAAAAAGAAGCTAAGCTATAAGGAACAGCGAGAATTTGATCAAATGCCAGCCAAGATTGAAGCATTGGAGTTACAAATTGAGACATTGGAAGCAGAAGTCGCTGAGCCAGGGTTCTACAATCAATCACCAGATGTTACAACAACCCGGTTAGGTCAACTAGAGTCCGTTCAGAGTGAATTGAACGAGGCTTATGATCGTTGGGCAGAATTAGAAGGCATGATTAATTAA